The following coding sequences are from one Acetoanaerobium noterae window:
- the csrA gene encoding carbon storage regulator CsrA: MLVLKRKAGESIIVADNIEIKIIEVEEGRIKIGIDAPKEVSIIRKEVLEETKSENKTASLSKNIDKSALTKILKNKK, translated from the coding sequence ATGCTAGTACTAAAAAGAAAAGCAGGAGAAAGTATAATAGTAGCAGACAATATTGAGATAAAAATAATAGAAGTAGAAGAAGGCAGAATAAAGATAGGAATAGATGCCCCTAAGGAAGTAAGCATAATAAGAAAAGAAGTACTAGAAGAAACAAAATCAGAAAATAAAACTGCATCTCTGAGCAAAAACATTGATAAATCAGCACTTACAAAAATACTAAAAAATAAAAAATAA